One segment of Cerasicoccus sp. TK19100 DNA contains the following:
- a CDS encoding NAD(P)/FAD-dependent oxidoreductase, whose translation MSAHYDIAIVGGGIIGLACAYYLRQAGREVCVVDQGRIGRGASHANCGLVTPSHALPLTQPGMVTKGLKWMLRGDSPFYIKPDLDLGKFLWLLKFANRCNTGDMLAAMHGRKAILDSSRQLYDELFAAHDMDCEWHDEGVLFVFKHAAGMHGYEQTNALLAEHNLAATPLTGTALHQREPALLDDVYGAWHYPMDAHLKPDKLVSEWLRVIREMGVTIREDFRVGGIDRHTLYAARDEIHADRIILATGAWSAKLNRALGCRIPIEPGKGYSMTFTQPRQPVKIPCLFQEVKMVATPFDTGYRLGGTMEFAGFDESINETRLGAIRRSAGQYLREPEGAEITETWHGWRPMTWDGLPIIDQAPRRPHILIVAGHNMLGLSMAPATGKLAAELITGEAPHIDREPYRYARKFA comes from the coding sequence ATGAGTGCACACTACGACATCGCCATCGTCGGCGGCGGGATCATTGGTCTCGCCTGCGCCTACTACTTACGCCAAGCCGGGCGCGAGGTGTGCGTGGTGGACCAGGGGCGCATCGGCCGTGGCGCTTCCCACGCCAACTGCGGGCTCGTGACACCCAGCCACGCTCTGCCGCTCACTCAGCCGGGCATGGTCACGAAAGGGCTCAAGTGGATGCTCCGCGGCGACTCCCCCTTCTACATCAAGCCCGACCTCGATCTGGGCAAATTCCTCTGGCTGCTCAAGTTCGCCAATCGCTGTAACACCGGCGACATGCTGGCCGCAATGCACGGGCGCAAAGCCATCCTCGACAGTTCCCGCCAGCTTTACGACGAGCTTTTTGCCGCGCACGATATGGACTGCGAGTGGCACGACGAGGGCGTGCTCTTCGTTTTCAAGCACGCGGCGGGTATGCACGGCTATGAGCAGACCAACGCCCTGCTCGCCGAGCACAACCTCGCCGCCACGCCGCTAACCGGCACCGCGCTCCACCAGCGCGAGCCCGCACTGCTCGACGATGTTTACGGTGCCTGGCACTACCCGATGGACGCCCACTTGAAGCCGGATAAGCTCGTTAGCGAATGGCTGCGCGTTATCCGTGAAATGGGCGTCACCATCCGCGAAGACTTTCGCGTGGGCGGGATTGATCGCCACACGCTTTATGCCGCGCGGGATGAAATTCACGCCGACCGGATCATCCTCGCAACCGGTGCGTGGTCAGCCAAGCTCAACCGCGCCCTCGGCTGCCGCATCCCCATCGAGCCCGGCAAAGGCTACAGCATGACCTTTACCCAGCCGAGGCAGCCGGTGAAAATCCCCTGCCTTTTCCAAGAGGTAAAGATGGTCGCCACTCCCTTTGACACCGGTTACCGCCTTGGCGGCACCATGGAGTTTGCCGGCTTCGATGAGTCGATCAACGAGACCCGCCTCGGCGCGATCCGCCGCAGCGCCGGGCAATACCTCCGTGAGCCCGAGGGTGCCGAAATTACCGAAACCTGGCACGGCTGGCGCCCCATGACGTGGGACGGCCTCCCGATCATCGACCAGGCCCCGCGCCGACCGCACATTCTGATTGTCGCCGGGCACAACATGCTCGGCCTTAGCATGGCTCCGGCCACCGGCAAGCTCGCAGCCGAGCTGATTACGGGTGAGGCCCCTCACATCGACCGTGAGCCCTACCGCTACGCCCGCAAATTTGCCTAG
- a CDS encoding NAD(P)H-dependent glycerol-3-phosphate dehydrogenase, translated as MNFAILGAGAWGTAMAISLHRAGRRVTLAPRRMEHALALASDRENKDYLPGYRLPHDIQIGCEIAPVLMEADYVILACPSTGLRELCEKIRPALAGAVQLKMAIALCKGYERSSLRAPAEIIQEVLPELTAAVLSGPTFAGEVAAGNPTAIVLAAEGDIDQLTDAQHAISSESLRVYRSNDLRGVELGGCLKNVYAIGAGLCDGLKLGDNAKAAFLTRALAELVRLGASVGGKPETFYGLSGFGDLVATCNGEWSRNRTFGEAIAQGQGISKLLEGRKTVVEGYWAAQCVKEIASKAGVDAPILGEIYRVCYEGAAPVEAVKNLMGRELKAE; from the coding sequence ATGAATTTTGCGATACTTGGTGCCGGTGCCTGGGGCACGGCTATGGCCATTAGTTTACACCGGGCAGGGCGGCGCGTCACCCTCGCGCCCCGCCGCATGGAGCACGCCCTTGCATTGGCTTCCGACCGGGAAAACAAGGACTACCTGCCGGGCTACCGCTTGCCGCACGATATCCAGATCGGCTGCGAGATTGCCCCCGTGCTCATGGAGGCCGATTACGTGATCCTGGCTTGTCCGTCCACGGGATTGCGCGAGCTTTGCGAGAAAATCCGCCCTGCGCTCGCGGGCGCGGTGCAGCTCAAGATGGCCATCGCTTTGTGCAAGGGCTATGAGCGCTCAAGCCTGCGCGCGCCGGCAGAAATCATCCAGGAAGTGCTGCCCGAGCTGACCGCCGCTGTGCTCTCGGGCCCGACCTTTGCGGGTGAAGTGGCGGCGGGCAACCCCACGGCCATCGTCCTGGCCGCCGAGGGCGATATCGACCAGCTAACCGACGCCCAACACGCGATCAGCAGTGAGAGCCTGCGCGTTTACCGCAGCAACGATCTGCGCGGTGTGGAGCTCGGCGGTTGCCTCAAGAATGTTTACGCGATCGGCGCGGGGCTCTGCGATGGGCTCAAGCTGGGTGACAACGCCAAGGCCGCGTTCCTGACGCGTGCGCTGGCAGAACTCGTTCGCTTGGGTGCCTCCGTAGGCGGTAAACCGGAAACCTTTTACGGGCTCAGTGGCTTCGGTGACCTCGTGGCCACCTGCAACGGCGAGTGGAGCCGCAACCGCACCTTTGGCGAAGCCATCGCGCAGGGGCAGGGCATTAGTAAGTTGCTCGAAGGCCGCAAAACGGTGGTCGAAGGCTACTGGGCCGCGCAGTGCGTCAAAGAAATTGCCTCGAAGGCCGGCGTCGATGCACCAATCTTGGGCGAAATTTACCGCGTCTGCTACGAAGGTGCCGCCCCCGTGGAAGCCGTCAAAAACCTGATGGGCCGCGAGCTCAAAGCCGAGTAG
- a CDS encoding OPT family oligopeptide transporter — translation MASPERQLTVRAIATGVLLGALLAPCNIYTGLKIGFSFNMSIAAALVSYAFWNSLAHFGKSPRWGLLENNINQTAASAAASILSAGLVAPIPALQLISGEPFHYPMLVAWVFVVSFAGIICALAVRRQMLDRDGLPFPNGVATAETITEIYSRGKEAAYRIKLLMAAGIIAGGVKLWDAFIFKITLPQLPASWGYAAPPNVVQKGLDFISWRAIGLNLSPSLLLYGFGAIVGPRVGISLLLGTIIGWMILPRELLAEGWIEPALDGLWYGKIYEWTIWPGVTLMAAAALMSFFISLARIFWQKQQAETAAEAAAVDENADYEPGGERHFPRSWFIAGCVIALILSVIAQQAFFDIPIWLGAVAFMLSFVLAIIAGRVSGETGIPPIGALGKITQVTFGFLAPANTTINLMAANVTGGAAGQCSDMLHDLKTGKLIGANMKAQAIAQVFGIISGSIAGCAAYKILISDPQKQLLTEEWPAPAVAAWKTIAEVLAEGFHAVPEGATSAMAIAGVIGIILAVAEAMLPEKAKVFVPSASSLGFALIIPPFINIAMFLGSMIGVIAKLINKHWAAKYVIVIAAGLVAGESLAGVIDALAQFLGLKG, via the coding sequence ATGGCCTCCCCGGAACGACAACTCACCGTGCGCGCCATCGCAACCGGCGTCTTGCTGGGCGCGTTGCTGGCCCCGTGCAATATCTACACCGGTCTGAAGATTGGCTTTTCGTTCAATATGTCCATCGCTGCGGCCTTGGTCAGCTACGCCTTTTGGAACAGCCTCGCGCACTTCGGCAAGTCGCCACGCTGGGGCTTATTGGAGAACAATATCAACCAGACCGCGGCCTCGGCGGCGGCCTCGATTTTGTCTGCAGGATTGGTTGCACCGATCCCCGCGCTCCAATTGATCAGCGGAGAACCGTTTCATTATCCCATGCTGGTCGCGTGGGTGTTCGTGGTCAGCTTTGCGGGTATTATATGTGCGCTTGCCGTGCGTCGACAAATGCTCGACCGCGACGGCCTGCCCTTCCCCAACGGCGTTGCCACCGCTGAGACCATTACCGAGATATACTCACGTGGCAAGGAAGCCGCCTACCGCATCAAGCTGCTGATGGCGGCGGGCATCATCGCTGGTGGCGTCAAGCTGTGGGATGCCTTCATCTTCAAGATCACCCTCCCCCAACTCCCGGCAAGCTGGGGCTATGCCGCGCCGCCCAATGTCGTGCAAAAAGGACTGGATTTCATTAGCTGGCGCGCGATTGGGCTGAACCTTTCGCCATCGCTGTTGCTCTATGGCTTTGGCGCGATTGTCGGACCACGCGTGGGCATCTCACTGCTGCTGGGCACGATAATCGGCTGGATGATTCTCCCGCGCGAGCTGCTCGCCGAAGGCTGGATCGAGCCCGCACTCGACGGCCTTTGGTATGGCAAAATTTACGAGTGGACCATCTGGCCGGGCGTCACACTGATGGCGGCTGCGGCACTCATGTCGTTCTTCATTTCGCTGGCACGCATCTTTTGGCAAAAACAGCAGGCTGAGACCGCCGCCGAAGCGGCCGCCGTCGACGAAAACGCCGACTACGAACCCGGTGGCGAACGCCATTTCCCACGCAGCTGGTTTATTGCGGGCTGCGTCATTGCGTTGATCTTAAGCGTCATTGCGCAACAGGCGTTCTTCGATATCCCCATTTGGCTCGGCGCGGTGGCGTTTATGTTATCGTTTGTCCTGGCCATTATCGCAGGCCGCGTCTCTGGAGAAACCGGCATCCCGCCCATCGGTGCACTGGGTAAGATCACACAGGTCACCTTTGGCTTTCTGGCACCAGCCAATACTACCATCAACCTGATGGCCGCCAATGTGACCGGTGGTGCGGCGGGCCAATGCTCGGACATGCTGCACGATTTAAAGACCGGCAAGCTCATCGGTGCCAACATGAAGGCCCAGGCCATCGCCCAGGTATTTGGCATCATTTCCGGCTCTATCGCTGGTTGCGCCGCGTATAAAATCCTGATCAGCGACCCACAAAAGCAGCTCCTCACCGAAGAATGGCCGGCACCTGCCGTGGCGGCCTGGAAGACGATTGCCGAAGTGCTCGCCGAGGGCTTTCACGCCGTGCCCGAGGGCGCAACATCCGCCATGGCGATAGCAGGTGTCATTGGCATCATTTTGGCCGTCGCCGAGGCGATGTTACCCGAAAAAGCCAAAGTCTTCGTGCCCAGCGCATCATCGCTCGGCTTTGCGTTAATTATCCCGCCGTTTATTAACATAGCGATGTTCCTCGGCTCGATGATCGGCGTCATCGCCAAGCTCATTAACAAGCATTGGGCGGCAAAATACGTTATCGTGATCGCGGCCGGGCTGGTAGCTGGCGAGAGCCTTGCCGGCGTTATCGATGCGCTGGCCCAGTTCCTGGGATTGAAGGGATAA